A DNA window from Haliovirga abyssi contains the following coding sequences:
- a CDS encoding ribonucleoside-diphosphate reductase subunit alpha, with translation MNVLNRSNIESQIDIKEIRKALKWACDGFEDINYLEIESQVNSIYHDKITTKEIQKSLIDISLNLTSIEMPKWRIVAARLLIWELYKEIQHQRKNDFFGYGNYYEFVKNSVERGFYDSKIMKIYTKEELETAGTFINPKYDLDFDYAGANMMINRYIIFDEDKPFEMPQELFLTVSLFIASVEKKENRLNLAKQVYNSIAGRKISLATPILINLRKNSGNLSSCFVTAIDDSLDSIFYNINSIAQISKNGGGVGVNLSRIRAKGSSIKKTPNASGGVVPWIKIINDTAVAVNQLGKRAGAVTPAIDIWHLDVEDFLDLQTENGDQRKKAYDIFPQLVVSDLFLKRVEKNEDWTLFDPHEVKTKTKIDLSILWGDKFEKAYINLEKNSELKLTKKISSKGFMKKIMKTMIETGMPYLFFKDRVNELNPNKHDGMVGSGNLCQESFSNFRPTEIKNISLNGDKIVQESKSGLIHTCNLVSLNLANIDNDDILKSSAKLAVRILDNTIDLTFSPIEESNLHNNIYRTIGVGAMGLADYLALKKSPYEKSQHIIDEIFEKIAYNVLEGSLELAKERGKYQKFDGSEWSKGILFGKDEKWFIENSDFSDKWVELIKDIKKYGIRNGQLIAIAPNTSSALIQGCTPSVLPIYSKFYIDKNSKGTVPICPPYIKENFWFYKENKNMDPKNVVKIISGIQKWVDQGISMELLFNLNLDIKAKDIYDTIMTAWKTGCKTIYYTRTIQKNGNISEKNECVSCAN, from the coding sequence ATGAATGTATTAAATAGAAGTAATATAGAATCGCAAATTGATATCAAAGAAATTAGAAAAGCTTTAAAATGGGCTTGCGATGGTTTTGAAGATATTAATTATTTAGAAATAGAAAGTCAGGTTAATTCAATTTATCATGACAAAATAACCACAAAAGAGATTCAAAAATCTTTAATTGATATTTCTTTAAATTTAACATCTATAGAAATGCCTAAATGGAGAATAGTTGCTGCTCGTCTTTTAATTTGGGAACTTTATAAAGAGATCCAACATCAAAGAAAAAATGATTTTTTTGGATATGGAAATTATTATGAATTTGTAAAAAATTCTGTAGAAAGAGGGTTTTATGATTCTAAAATAATGAAAATTTATACAAAAGAAGAATTAGAAACAGCAGGAACTTTTATAAATCCAAAATATGATTTAGATTTTGATTATGCTGGTGCAAATATGATGATAAATAGGTATATTATTTTTGATGAAGATAAGCCATTTGAAATGCCTCAAGAGCTTTTTTTAACTGTATCTTTATTTATTGCATCTGTTGAAAAAAAAGAAAATAGATTAAATTTAGCCAAACAAGTTTATAATTCTATTGCAGGTAGAAAAATTTCATTAGCTACCCCTATTCTTATTAATTTAAGAAAAAATAGTGGAAATCTATCAAGTTGTTTTGTAACTGCTATTGATGACAGCTTAGATAGTATTTTTTATAATATAAACTCTATTGCACAAATTTCTAAAAATGGTGGTGGCGTTGGAGTTAATCTCTCAAGGATTAGAGCAAAAGGAAGCTCAATAAAGAAAACTCCAAATGCTTCTGGAGGAGTCGTCCCATGGATTAAAATTATAAATGATACTGCTGTAGCTGTTAATCAATTAGGAAAAAGAGCTGGAGCTGTTACACCTGCTATTGATATTTGGCATTTAGATGTAGAAGATTTTTTAGATTTACAAACTGAAAATGGAGATCAGCGAAAAAAAGCTTATGATATATTTCCACAGCTTGTTGTATCTGATCTATTCTTAAAAAGAGTTGAAAAAAATGAAGATTGGACTTTATTTGATCCACACGAAGTTAAAACTAAAACTAAAATTGATTTATCTATTTTATGGGGAGATAAATTTGAAAAAGCATATATAAATTTAGAAAAAAATAGTGAATTAAAATTAACTAAAAAAATAAGTTCAAAAGGATTTATGAAAAAAATTATGAAAACAATGATTGAAACTGGAATGCCATATCTATTTTTTAAAGATAGAGTAAATGAATTAAATCCTAATAAACATGATGGAATGGTTGGAAGCGGAAACTTATGCCAAGAGTCTTTTTCAAATTTCAGACCAACAGAAATTAAAAATATATCTTTAAATGGAGATAAAATTGTACAAGAATCCAAATCTGGATTAATTCATACTTGTAATTTAGTTTCATTAAATCTTGCAAATATAGATAATGATGATATTTTAAAATCATCTGCTAAATTAGCTGTTAGAATTTTGGATAATACTATTGATTTGACATTCTCCCCTATTGAAGAAAGTAATCTACATAATAATATTTATCGAACTATTGGAGTTGGAGCAATGGGATTAGCTGACTATTTAGCATTAAAAAAATCACCTTATGAAAAATCTCAACATATTATAGATGAAATTTTTGAAAAAATAGCATATAATGTATTAGAAGGAAGTTTAGAATTAGCAAAAGAAAGAGGAAAATATCAAAAATTTGATGGCAGCGAATGGTCAAAAGGGATTTTATTTGGAAAAGATGAAAAATGGTTTATAGAAAATAGTGATTTTTCGGATAAATGGGTTGAATTAATTAAAGACATAAAAAAATATGGAATAAGAAATGGACAATTAATTGCTATTGCTCCAAATACTAGCAGTGCATTAATTCAAGGATGTACTCCAAGTGTATTGCCTATTTATAGTAAATTTTATATAGATAAAAATTCTAAAGGAACTGTGCCTATTTGTCCGCCATATATAAAAGAAAATTTTTGGTTTTATAAAGAAAATAAAAATATGGATCCAAAAAATGTTGTAAAAATTATATCTGGTATTCAAAAATGGGTTGATCAAGGTATCAGTATGGAGCTTTTATTTAATTTAAATTTAGATATAAAGGCAAAAGATATTTATGACACTATAATGACAGCTTGGAAAACTGGGTGTAAAACAATATATTATACTAGAACTATTCAAAAAAATGGAAATATTTCAGAAAAAAATGAATGTGTTTCTTGTGCAAATTAA
- a CDS encoding phosphoribosylformylglycinamidine synthase: MNNFRIFVEKKDEFRIESQSLLSDLKENLQIQSLNNLRLINIYEVFDISDEDLSKAKQFVFSEPATDIIFDSIDLSEENYFSTEYLPGQFDQRSDSAMQCLKLLIPENRSTIKSGKLIILEGNLSKEEIQKIKDYYINPVESREKDLSLDPIEEDINAPFEVEIHTNFINLTSEELESFRIQNGLAMSFKDIEFVQNYFKNEEKRDPSETEIKVLDTYWSDHCRHTTFETEIKNVIFPKGNFNEVLQNTYNEYLKSREFAHGSKKPMCLMDMATISAREQRKLGVLDDLEISDEVNACSVRIKVDVNGNKENWLLMFKNETHNHPTEIEPFGGASTCIGGAIRDPLSGRSYVYQAMRVTGAANINEKIENTIEGKLPQKVISKTAAHGYSSYGNQIGLSTSFVKEIFHEGYKAKRMEVGAVVGAVKEEYVRREKPLAGDIVIMLGGKTGRDGCGGATGSSKEHTTESLVTCSAEVQKGNAPEERKIQRLFRNPNVTKLIKKSNDFGAGGVAVAIGELSDGLIINLDKVPVKYLGLNGTELAISESQERMSVVVAKEDVQLFIKLAEEENIESVVVAEITEEARLIMKWKGKDIVNLSRAFLDTNGVRSETEVEIEEFEKIDIFKNKISGNSIKEKFLNNLSKDNVASQKGMVEMFDATIGATTVLMPYGGKYQLTETEASVQKIPYLNGETNTASIMSFGFNPNISSWSPFHGAAYAMVESISKIVAVGGKWQGIRFSFQEYFQRLGNNKKNWGKPFSALLGTLFVQKGFELPAIGGKDSMSGSFNDINVPPTLISFAVNTENADKIISNEFKKENNYIYLIKHNPTEDFMPNIEELKENYDYIYKNISEGNIISASTIKFGGVAEAVAKMSFGNKIGSQLDEQFVDNIFDLDYGSILVESKIELKYKNGLLIGKTTNSNFISIGNEKITLDEALEAWTKTYKKVYPSEVDLEKGRLEIKDYRKDINIISKPIEGKPKVFVPVFPGTNCEYDSINSFVKAGAIADSMVFRNQNSQQIIESINEMKSHIDSSQIIMLSGGFSAGDEPDGSGKFIANILTNNLIKDAIEKFLKRDGLILGICNGFQALIKSGLLPYGKIGEVNSESPTLAKNNINRHISKIVNTRITSNKSPWLNGIELGTIHSIPVSHGEGKFVANEKLLKSLFENGQVATQYVDFEGYPSMNGTFNPNGSYQAIEGITSLDGRILGKMGHSERVGTNVHKNIYGEKEQGLFINGVKYFK, translated from the coding sequence ATGAACAACTTTAGAATTTTCGTTGAGAAAAAAGATGAGTTTAGGATTGAGTCTCAAAGTCTTTTAAGTGACTTAAAAGAAAATTTACAAATTCAATCTTTAAATAATTTAAGATTGATTAATATTTATGAGGTTTTTGATATTAGTGATGAAGATTTATCAAAAGCAAAACAGTTTGTTTTTTCAGAACCTGCAACGGATATTATTTTTGATTCTATCGACCTTTCAGAAGAAAATTACTTTTCTACAGAGTATTTACCAGGACAATTTGACCAAAGATCAGATTCAGCTATGCAATGTTTAAAGCTTCTTATTCCGGAAAACAGAAGCACAATAAAAAGTGGAAAACTAATTATACTTGAAGGGAATTTATCAAAAGAAGAAATTCAGAAAATAAAAGATTATTATATCAATCCTGTTGAATCAAGAGAAAAAGATCTGTCTTTAGATCCAATAGAAGAAGATATAAATGCTCCTTTTGAAGTTGAAATTCATACAAATTTTATTAATTTAACATCTGAAGAACTTGAGTCATTTAGAATTCAAAATGGGCTAGCTATGAGTTTTAAGGATATTGAATTTGTTCAAAACTATTTTAAAAATGAAGAAAAAAGAGATCCTAGCGAAACAGAGATAAAAGTGCTGGATACATATTGGTCTGATCATTGTAGACATACGACTTTTGAAACAGAAATTAAAAATGTTATTTTTCCAAAAGGAAATTTTAATGAAGTTTTACAAAATACATATAATGAATATCTAAAATCAAGAGAATTTGCACATGGCAGTAAAAAACCAATGTGTTTAATGGATATGGCAACTATTTCTGCAAGGGAACAAAGGAAATTAGGTGTTCTTGATGACCTTGAAATAAGTGATGAAGTAAACGCATGCAGCGTAAGAATAAAAGTAGATGTAAATGGAAATAAAGAAAACTGGCTTCTTATGTTTAAAAATGAAACTCACAATCATCCAACAGAGATAGAACCTTTTGGAGGAGCTTCAACTTGTATAGGTGGAGCAATTAGAGATCCTTTATCTGGTAGATCATATGTTTATCAAGCTATGAGAGTAACTGGAGCTGCAAATATTAATGAAAAAATAGAAAATACAATAGAAGGGAAATTGCCACAAAAAGTTATATCTAAAACTGCTGCACATGGTTATAGTTCATATGGAAATCAAATAGGACTTTCTACTTCATTTGTAAAAGAGATTTTTCATGAGGGATATAAAGCTAAGAGAATGGAAGTTGGAGCTGTTGTTGGGGCTGTAAAAGAGGAGTATGTAAGAAGAGAAAAGCCATTAGCTGGAGATATTGTTATTATGCTTGGTGGTAAAACTGGAAGAGATGGATGTGGAGGAGCTACAGGTTCTTCAAAAGAGCATACGACAGAATCTCTTGTTACTTGTTCAGCAGAAGTCCAAAAAGGAAATGCACCAGAAGAAAGAAAAATACAAAGACTTTTTAGAAATCCAAATGTAACAAAATTAATAAAGAAAAGTAATGATTTTGGAGCAGGTGGAGTAGCTGTAGCTATTGGAGAATTATCAGATGGATTAATTATTAATTTAGATAAAGTACCTGTTAAATATTTAGGATTAAATGGGACAGAACTTGCTATTTCAGAATCTCAGGAGAGAATGTCAGTTGTAGTGGCAAAAGAAGATGTTCAATTATTCATAAAATTAGCAGAAGAAGAAAATATAGAATCTGTAGTAGTTGCTGAAATTACTGAAGAAGCTAGACTTATTATGAAATGGAAAGGCAAAGATATTGTTAATCTTTCAAGAGCTTTTTTAGATACTAATGGAGTTCGTTCAGAAACAGAAGTTGAAATTGAAGAATTTGAAAAAATAGATATTTTTAAAAATAAAATTTCAGGAAATAGTATAAAAGAGAAGTTTTTAAACAATCTTTCGAAAGATAATGTAGCTTCACAAAAAGGTATGGTTGAAATGTTTGATGCTACTATTGGTGCTACTACTGTACTTATGCCTTATGGAGGTAAATATCAATTAACTGAAACAGAAGCTAGTGTGCAAAAAATACCTTATTTAAATGGAGAAACTAATACTGCTAGTATTATGAGCTTTGGTTTTAATCCAAATATAAGTTCTTGGAGTCCTTTTCATGGTGCAGCATATGCAATGGTTGAATCTATATCTAAAATAGTTGCTGTAGGTGGAAAATGGCAAGGTATTAGATTTAGTTTTCAAGAGTATTTTCAAAGATTAGGAAATAATAAGAAAAATTGGGGAAAACCATTTTCAGCTCTTTTAGGAACTCTTTTTGTACAAAAAGGTTTTGAGCTTCCTGCAATTGGTGGGAAAGATAGTATGAGTGGTAGTTTTAATGATATTAACGTTCCACCAACACTTATATCTTTTGCTGTTAATACTGAAAATGCGGATAAAATTATATCAAATGAATTTAAAAAAGAGAATAACTATATTTATTTAATTAAGCATAATCCAACAGAAGATTTTATGCCTAATATAGAAGAATTAAAAGAAAATTATGATTATATATACAAAAATATTTCTGAAGGTAATATTATTTCTGCTTCAACAATTAAATTTGGTGGAGTTGCAGAAGCAGTTGCGAAAATGTCTTTTGGAAATAAAATAGGTTCACAATTAGATGAACAGTTTGTAGATAACATCTTTGATTTGGATTATGGTTCTATTCTTGTAGAATCGAAAATAGAATTAAAATATAAAAACGGATTGTTAATAGGAAAAACAACTAATTCTAACTTTATATCTATAGGCAATGAGAAAATAACTTTAGATGAAGCTTTAGAAGCTTGGACAAAAACTTATAAGAAAGTTTATCCAAGTGAAGTAGATTTAGAAAAAGGAAGATTAGAGATTAAAGATTATAGAAAAGATATTAATATTATATCAAAACCTATAGAAGGTAAGCCAAAAGTTTTTGTTCCTGTATTTCCAGGTACAAATTGTGAATATGATTCTATAAACTCTTTTGTAAAAGCAGGAGCAATAGCTGATTCAATGGTATTTAGAAATCAAAATTCACAGCAAATAATAGAGTCAATAAACGAAATGAAATCACATATAGATAGTTCACAAATAATTATGCTTTCTGGTGGATTTTCAGCTGGAGATGAACCTGATGGTTCTGGTAAATTTATAGCTAATATATTAACTAATAATCTTATTAAAGATGCTATTGAAAAGTTTTTAAAAAGAGATGGTTTGATACTTGGAATATGTAATGGATTTCAAGCTCTTATAAAAAGCGGATTACTTCCATATGGTAAAATTGGAGAAGTGAATTCTGAATCTCCTACATTAGCTAAAAATAATATAAATAGACATATTTCTAAAATAGTAAATACTAGAATTACATCTAATAAATCTCCATGGTTAAATGGAATTGAACTTGGTACAATACATAGCATACCAGTTTCGCATGGCGAAGGGAAATTTGTAGCAAATGAAAAACTTTTAAAATCGTTATTTGAAAATGGACAAGTTGCAACACAATATGTAGATTTTGAAGGTTATCCTAGTATGAATGGAACTTTTAATCCAAACGGCTCATATCAAGCAATAGAAGGTATTACAAGCTTAGATGGACGTATCTTAGGTAAAATGGGACATTCTGAAAGAGTAGGAACAAATGTTCATAAGAATATTTATGGAGAAAAAGAGCAAGGTTTATTTATTAATGGTGTAAAATATTTTAAATAA
- a CDS encoding four-carbon acid sugar kinase family protein produces MKISIISDDFTGANDVGIQVKEYGVKVCSTININKNSCDVNVISTETRNAKEEEAYNKIKKTFIKLKSNGFDKFYKKIDSTLRGNIKSEIDAILENLEDEEQICLVAAFPKMGRKILNGIHYLWDEPLIKTEFAKDPVAPVKDGNLLSRIGNKKKELIKHFKLDDIRSEGFAKEIRESKNKILIFDSEVEEDLEKISKILVNEKKDKYVVGSAGAIEYLMKYWGYKKSKVLIVSGSCSNKSIKQINYFEIKYKNSLDIINLDVFKRENLKLDLKKDILIKSLRKREEMDYVLEKYKINGIDKKEATNIISDYIAKETIKIVKKYNITKIIILGGETSLKIIKSLNINGLEIRFKIDTGVVISESFNKKYMIITKPGAFGEEDVLERGYNVLKSV; encoded by the coding sequence ATGAAAATATCAATTATTTCTGATGATTTTACAGGAGCAAATGACGTAGGAATTCAAGTTAAAGAATATGGAGTAAAAGTATGCTCTACAATAAATATAAACAAAAATAGTTGTGATGTAAATGTTATTAGTACGGAAACTAGGAATGCAAAAGAAGAAGAGGCTTATAATAAAATTAAAAAAACATTTATAAAATTAAAATCAAATGGATTTGATAAATTTTATAAAAAGATAGATTCTACATTAAGAGGAAATATAAAATCTGAAATAGATGCTATTTTAGAAAATTTAGAAGATGAAGAACAAATATGTTTAGTTGCAGCATTTCCTAAAATGGGGAGAAAAATTTTAAATGGAATTCACTATTTATGGGATGAACCATTAATAAAAACAGAATTTGCAAAAGACCCAGTAGCGCCAGTGAAAGATGGAAATTTATTATCAAGAATAGGTAATAAAAAAAAAGAATTGATCAAACATTTTAAGTTAGATGATATTAGAAGTGAAGGATTTGCAAAAGAGATTAGAGAGTCAAAAAATAAAATTTTAATTTTTGACAGTGAAGTAGAAGAAGATTTGGAAAAAATATCTAAAATATTAGTAAATGAAAAAAAAGATAAATATGTAGTAGGTTCAGCAGGAGCTATAGAATATTTAATGAAATATTGGGGATATAAAAAAAGTAAAGTGTTAATTGTATCTGGGAGTTGCTCAAACAAAAGTATAAAACAAATAAATTATTTTGAGATAAAATATAAAAATAGTTTAGATATAATAAATTTAGATGTATTTAAAAGAGAAAATTTAAAATTAGATTTAAAAAAAGATATTTTAATAAAATCTTTAAGAAAAAGAGAAGAAATGGATTATGTATTAGAAAAATATAAAATTAATGGAATAGATAAAAAAGAAGCTACAAATATTATAAGTGATTATATTGCAAAAGAAACTATAAAAATAGTAAAAAAATATAATATAACAAAAATTATAATATTAGGTGGAGAAACATCCCTTAAAATAATAAAAAGTTTAAATATAAACGGTTTAGAGATAAGATTTAAAATAGATACAGGAGTTGTAATTTCAGAGAGTTTTAATAAAAAATATATGATAATAACAAAGCCAGGAGCATTTGGAGAAGAAGATGTACTGGAAAGAGGTTATAATGTATTAAAAAGTGTATAA
- a CDS encoding AMP-binding protein, which translates to MKNVIVENILFFVYNIMIALKNMFFKKGETNMEFIKDYNKTAIVYGDLKINYSELTNFINEYSKLTKLSTDEKAIIFMENRPEWIYSFFSIWNCKGVSIPVDFNSNEKELEYVMNDSNAKTIFVSNSSLAKAEKFKDKLNIINVDELNIEKKSNFINIKTPKLDNTAMILYTSGTTGDPKGVMLTVNNFKFLMNSLIKDKMFEKEDTFLALLPLHHILPLAGTLLGPIYVGATIVFSKSLASTDILEALQKNRVTIFIGVPRLLELFHNSIMKKIDESFIAKSMFNLAKNINSIKIRKKIFSKVHDNFGGNIKIMVSGGAKIDKTVAQDFYTLGFPLTEGYGMTETCPIMSYNRRNNIKIGSVGQPVIGSSIKIVDGEIYYKGNNTMKGYYNKPEATKNTITEDGWIKTGDLGYIDKENFIFITGRKKEMIVLPNGKNINPEDIEKKILKISDFIKEIGVIEKNNILHAIIFPDFGKLVQNGVTNINETIKWKIIDKYNQDAPNYKKILKFDIVQEELPKTRLGKIRRFQLESFLNKFIKRDDNIEIKEPESEYYKLLKEYIKENKNIEPFPQNHLELDLGLDSLDIVELQVFIETSFGIKMEQDEIFDNPTLEKLYLYIEGKQGEITNTTVNWGNILKNTPNYDLPKNPFLLFATKWLSMPILKLYFRLKNKNIKNIPTDKQFVLIANHQSFLDGFILVGSLPDKILKNTYFVSKSNYFKSKFMIFFKDHSNIIPIDVNKGLKETLQSLASILKAGKNVVIFPEGTRTNDGSIKEYKKSFAILSKELDIPVVITKIDGAYKAYPRGIIIPRPGNISFNYVDTVYPKDLTIEEIVNISREKTIKY; encoded by the coding sequence GTGAAAAATGTAATTGTAGAAAATATTTTGTTTTTTGTGTATAATATAATGATTGCTTTAAAAAATATGTTTTTTAAGAAAGGGGAAACAAATATGGAATTTATAAAAGATTATAATAAAACTGCTATAGTTTATGGAGATTTAAAAATTAATTACTCTGAACTTACTAATTTTATTAATGAATACTCTAAATTAACAAAATTATCTACTGATGAAAAAGCTATTATTTTTATGGAAAATAGGCCTGAATGGATTTATTCGTTTTTTTCAATCTGGAATTGTAAAGGAGTTTCTATTCCTGTTGATTTTAATTCTAATGAAAAAGAGTTAGAATATGTTATGAATGACTCTAATGCCAAAACTATTTTTGTATCAAACAGTTCTTTAGCTAAAGCTGAAAAATTTAAAGACAAGTTAAATATTATAAATGTTGATGAATTAAATATAGAAAAAAAATCTAACTTTATAAATATTAAAACTCCAAAGTTGGATAATACTGCGATGATTTTATACACTTCTGGAACTACTGGAGATCCAAAAGGTGTTATGCTTACCGTTAATAATTTTAAATTTTTAATGAACTCATTAATAAAAGATAAAATGTTTGAAAAAGAAGATACTTTTTTAGCACTACTTCCTTTACATCATATACTACCTCTTGCTGGAACATTATTAGGTCCTATTTATGTTGGAGCTACAATAGTTTTTTCTAAAAGTCTAGCTTCAACTGATATTTTAGAAGCATTACAAAAAAACAGAGTAACTATATTTATTGGAGTTCCTCGTTTATTAGAACTTTTTCATAATAGTATTATGAAAAAAATAGATGAAAGCTTTATTGCTAAATCAATGTTTAACTTAGCTAAAAATATAAATTCTATTAAAATTAGAAAAAAAATCTTTTCAAAAGTACATGATAATTTTGGCGGAAATATTAAAATTATGGTTTCTGGTGGAGCTAAAATTGATAAAACTGTTGCTCAAGACTTTTATACCCTTGGATTTCCACTTACAGAAGGATATGGAATGACTGAAACTTGTCCTATAATGTCATATAATAGAAGAAATAACATAAAAATAGGTTCTGTTGGACAGCCAGTAATTGGAAGCTCTATAAAAATAGTTGATGGAGAAATTTATTATAAAGGTAACAATACTATGAAAGGATATTATAATAAACCAGAAGCTACCAAAAATACAATCACAGAAGATGGATGGATAAAAACAGGAGATTTAGGATATATAGATAAAGAAAACTTTATCTTTATAACTGGAAGAAAAAAAGAAATGATAGTTCTTCCTAATGGTAAAAATATAAATCCTGAAGATATAGAAAAAAAGATATTAAAAATATCAGATTTTATAAAAGAAATTGGTGTAATTGAAAAAAATAATATTTTACATGCAATTATCTTTCCTGACTTTGGAAAATTAGTACAGAATGGAGTTACTAATATAAATGAAACTATAAAATGGAAAATTATAGATAAATACAACCAAGATGCTCCAAATTATAAAAAGATTTTGAAATTTGATATTGTTCAAGAAGAACTACCTAAAACTAGGCTTGGAAAAATTAGAAGATTTCAGCTTGAAAGCTTTTTAAATAAATTTATAAAAAGAGATGATAATATAGAGATAAAAGAACCTGAATCTGAATATTATAAACTTTTAAAAGAATATATAAAAGAAAACAAAAATATAGAACCTTTTCCACAAAATCATTTAGAACTTGATTTAGGACTTGATTCATTGGATATAGTAGAATTACAAGTATTTATAGAAACTTCATTTGGAATAAAAATGGAGCAAGATGAAATATTTGATAACCCTACACTTGAAAAATTATATTTATATATAGAAGGGAAACAGGGAGAAATTACAAATACAACTGTAAATTGGGGAAATATATTAAAAAACACTCCAAATTATGATTTGCCTAAAAATCCATTTTTACTTTTTGCAACGAAATGGCTTTCTATGCCTATATTAAAGTTATATTTTAGATTAAAAAATAAAAATATTAAAAATATCCCAACAGATAAACAGTTTGTTTTAATTGCAAATCATCAAAGTTTTCTTGATGGTTTCATATTAGTTGGAAGTTTGCCTGATAAAATATTAAAAAATACATATTTTGTCTCTAAATCAAATTATTTTAAATCTAAATTTATGATATTTTTTAAAGATCATAGTAATATTATTCCTATTGATGTTAATAAAGGATTAAAAGAAACTTTACAATCTCTTGCATCAATATTAAAAGCTGGTAAAAATGTTGTTATTTTCCCAGAAGGAACTAGAACAAATGATGGCTCTATTAAAGAATATAAAAAAAGTTTTGCTATATTAAGTAAGGAACTTGATATTCCAGTTGTAATAACTAAAATAGATGGTGCATATAAAGCTTATCCAAGAGGAATAATTATACCTAGACCTGGAAATATAAGTTTTAATTATGTTGATACTGTTTATCCTAAAGATTTAACAATTGAAGAAATTGTTAATATTTCAAGAGAAAAAACAATAAAATATTAA
- a CDS encoding DUF5610 domain-containing protein, producing MSNINSLNSTQIDTLLKSTELKGGDKSSNNEKEDISNFTKKDFLDISNQIDIINQQNSKVNKKYSDLEKKLGIDSNKWGVDAVSDDIFNFAKIVYDKYKINHSEEESQKVLDDFYNLAKKSITQGYNEAKDFLGAVSEDVAALGKATYDRTIEKLDNWYKNGGVESTDKTEENKTENSETNKIKNKNTEETKKTYEDYDKKTKQMLKESEIIKNQVVELLKQSGLYAKETETKKSTIDYEG from the coding sequence ATGTCAAATATCAACAGTCTTAATTCAACACAAATTGATACTTTGTTAAAATCAACAGAGTTAAAAGGAGGTGATAAGAGTAGTAATAATGAAAAAGAAGATATATCAAATTTTACAAAAAAAGATTTTTTAGATATTTCTAATCAAATTGATATAATAAATCAGCAAAATAGTAAAGTGAATAAAAAATATAGTGATTTAGAGAAAAAATTAGGAATAGATTCAAATAAATGGGGAGTAGATGCAGTATCAGATGATATTTTTAATTTTGCAAAAATAGTATATGATAAATATAAAATAAACCACAGTGAAGAAGAAAGTCAAAAAGTTTTGGACGATTTTTATAATTTAGCTAAAAAATCAATTACACAAGGGTATAATGAAGCAAAAGATTTTTTAGGTGCAGTATCAGAAGATGTAGCAGCATTAGGAAAAGCTACATATGATAGAACAATAGAAAAACTTGACAATTGGTATAAAAATGGTGGAGTTGAAAGTACAGATAAAACAGAAGAAAACAAAACAGAAAATTCAGAAACTAATAAAATTAAAAATAAAAACACAGAAGAAACTAAAAAAACATATGAAGATTATGACAAGAAAACAAAACAAATGTTAAAGGAATCAGAAATAATAAAAAATCAAGTTGTAGAATTATTGAAACAGAGTGGATTATATGCAAAAGAGACAGAAACAAAAAAATCTACTATAGATTATGAAGGATAA